A stretch of Amycolatopsis balhimycina FH 1894 DNA encodes these proteins:
- a CDS encoding IS110 family transposase has translation MPVIIGMDSHKRSATIEVITELGDVVTVEKFGTDQSGYGEMLSFGRRFPERTWAVEGCNGVGRHVAHRLVHDGETVLDVPAKLSAQVRVFATGNGRKTEPVDSHSVALVALRTSNLVRVRADPELVVMGMLVDRRDELGRARTQAVNRLHRLLLELFAGGAKKFLPAAQACALVATIKPRDIVGKTRRRLAVDLITELEIIDKKIKVADKDLRELVMARGCTSLDGIGPSGAAWLLADVGDIHRFGNRDRFASWNGTAPLDASSGEQQRYRLSRAGNRRINRTLHIMGVVQLRNPTAGRVYFDSKKAAGKTSMEAMRALKRRLSNVVYARMLADQKRGEAAGPGGHSGTTLQSSVTGLPPDTGPSDKPNPNLPPASLPPPRPPLGIKGSLLVGKGTTFQLPYPAPASG, from the coding sequence ATGCCGGTGATTATCGGGATGGATTCGCACAAGCGTTCGGCCACGATTGAGGTGATCACCGAACTGGGTGATGTGGTCACGGTCGAGAAGTTCGGTACTGACCAGTCTGGCTATGGGGAAATGCTGTCTTTCGGACGTCGGTTCCCTGAGCGGACCTGGGCGGTGGAAGGCTGCAACGGCGTCGGCCGGCATGTCGCCCACCGGCTGGTGCACGACGGCGAGACAGTCTTGGACGTTCCGGCGAAGCTGTCCGCGCAGGTGCGGGTGTTCGCCACGGGCAACGGCCGCAAGACAGAGCCGGTCGACTCGCACTCGGTAGCCCTAGTCGCGCTGCGGACCTCGAACTTGGTCCGAGTTCGGGCTGACCCGGAGCTGGTCGTGATGGGCATGCTCGTCGATCGCCGTGACGAGCTCGGCCGCGCCAGGACGCAGGCAGTCAACCGCCTTCATCGGCTGCTGCTGGAGCTGTTTGCCGGCGGAGCCAAGAAGTTCCTGCCCGCAGCACAGGCCTGCGCCCTCGTGGCGACGATCAAACCGCGCGACATTGTGGGCAAGACCCGGCGCCGGCTGGCTGTCGACCTGATCACCGAGCTCGAGATTATCGACAAGAAGATCAAGGTTGCGGACAAGGATCTTCGCGAGCTGGTGATGGCCCGCGGCTGCACGTCGCTGGACGGCATTGGACCGTCTGGCGCCGCTTGGCTGCTGGCCGATGTCGGCGACATCCACCGGTTCGGCAACCGTGATCGGTTCGCGTCCTGGAACGGCACCGCGCCACTGGATGCATCCTCCGGTGAACAGCAACGGTACCGCCTGTCCCGTGCCGGCAACCGCAGAATCAACCGGACACTGCACATTATGGGCGTCGTCCAACTTCGTAATCCCACCGCAGGCCGCGTCTATTTCGACTCGAAGAAGGCGGCTGGCAAGACCTCGATGGAAGCGATGCGTGCCCTCAAACGACGCTTATCGAACGTCGTCTACGCCCGTATGCTCGCTGATCAGAAACGAGGTGAGGCGGCAGGCCCGGGAGGGCACTCGGGGACGACTCTGCAATCCAGCGTGACCGGCCTGCCCCCGGACACCGGCCCTTCGGACAAACCAAACCCGAACCTGCCACCAGCCAGCCTACCCCCGCCACGGCCACCCCTTGGCATAAAGGGGAGCCTACTTGTCGGTAAGGGCACTACTTTCCAGCTACCGTATCCAGCGCCTGCCAGTGGTTGA
- a CDS encoding RICIN domain-containing protein, translated as MSKFRRYLGVLVGTLALFFGFGPAMAQASTAPNHQANIPIDQYFEIRSQLTQRCLDVESAGNGDGVPVVAVDCWGGANQKWRLGDAGNGYYEIHPLNSQRCLDVAGSGLDQGAPAMQWACWGGAKQHWRLAPVSA; from the coding sequence ATGAGCAAGTTCAGGCGCTACCTTGGGGTTCTCGTGGGTACGCTGGCTCTGTTCTTCGGCTTTGGCCCAGCGATGGCTCAGGCCAGTACCGCGCCGAATCACCAGGCCAATATTCCGATTGACCAATACTTCGAAATCAGGTCCCAGCTCACCCAGAGATGCCTCGACGTTGAGTCTGCCGGCAACGGAGACGGAGTTCCGGTCGTGGCAGTGGACTGCTGGGGCGGCGCCAACCAGAAGTGGCGCCTCGGCGATGCCGGAAACGGCTACTACGAGATCCATCCACTCAACAGCCAGAGGTGTCTCGACGTAGCAGGGTCCGGCCTCGACCAGGGCGCTCCGGCCATGCAGTGGGCTTGCTGGGGCGGCGCCAAGCAACACTGGCGGCTCGCACCGGTCAGCGCGTAG
- a CDS encoding AfsR/SARP family transcriptional regulator, which yields MEIRLLGVVEVWDRGRRLPDLGTPQQRAVLAALAVDAGRPVMLQTLIDRIWDQAAPVAARPALYAHISRLRKTLNQAETVPQAGPVRQAGGYALDIDPDSVDLHRFHRLTTAARHSELLVAEQVRLLNEALGLWRGLPLADLPGEWAARMREDWNQQRLDGTVAWARAELRLGHYDEVIGPVRELLSEHPLTEPLTAILMRALVAAGRDSEALDRYSLTRSRLGDELGSDPGPELRALHAAILRGEPLSSAKSTLIPEPAPMRPPVPRQLPAHTPRFAGRANELAELETLLEKSTQDGVATVVITAINGTAGVGKTALALHWAHHVAERFPDGQLYVNLRGFDPTGTPARPGESLRGFLHGLGVHPEQIPTTVDAQAALYRSLTAERRLLVVLDNARDAEHLRPLLPAGPGCLVVVTSRNQLAGLTAQEGARLITLDVLTAEDALALLTRHLGHDRVAADPDAVTELIEQCARLPLALAIVAARATTYPSFALRVLVKELSDASTRLASLDTGDATTSIRTVFSWSYDHLSAEARRMFRLFGLHPGPHIALFAAARLADLDPARTRETLDELVQAQLLMQFTPGRYTCHDLLRAYAVNLSAAHDPEDDRSSAITRLFDHYLQTTASAMRFIHHPKDQYWSDVPPPAESASPIADLATADAWFTAERVNLSAIIAHAVTRGSYPDTARLAVILLFRCVELGDNYADSLTIYSHALRAAQDAGDHATEVYALTYIGIAHWQRGHYEQAINHHEHAITVSREIGNPVTEALALSYLGLVHWRQGNYRLATEDHQHALLLARGNDSAAAEAITLNFLGLVHSQQGQYSVAIERYQSAAAIGRRIGDRVVEAFAMNNCGVVHRRQGRYELATEQHRRSIAISRDIGDRMGEAFALNNLGVVHIQQGHYGPAVEHLQQALAAFRETGFVLGETLATNNIGIVLCRQGHYAQAAEHHRQALAAARDIGDRAAEPQMLNNLGESCLASGFLDQARINYMAALALATELGDPYEQAHACHGAAKYDLAVGDRLQAQRHVRQALALFVDLDVPDANAARDTLATLDRSRAAQNGH from the coding sequence GTGGAAATTCGGCTGCTGGGAGTAGTCGAGGTCTGGGACCGCGGCAGGCGGCTGCCGGACCTCGGTACACCGCAGCAGCGAGCCGTCCTGGCGGCGCTGGCCGTGGACGCCGGCCGCCCGGTGATGCTGCAGACGCTCATCGATCGGATCTGGGATCAGGCTGCCCCGGTCGCGGCCAGACCAGCGCTGTACGCCCACATCTCTCGTCTGCGAAAGACCTTGAATCAGGCCGAAACGGTCCCGCAGGCAGGGCCGGTCCGCCAGGCGGGCGGATACGCGTTGGACATCGACCCGGATAGCGTCGACCTGCACCGGTTTCACCGGTTGACCACCGCGGCCCGCCACTCCGAGCTTCTGGTTGCCGAGCAGGTCCGCCTGCTGAACGAGGCCCTTGGTCTGTGGCGGGGGCTTCCGTTGGCTGACCTGCCCGGCGAATGGGCCGCCCGGATGCGCGAGGACTGGAACCAGCAACGGCTGGACGGCACCGTTGCGTGGGCACGAGCCGAACTACGGCTCGGCCACTACGACGAGGTGATCGGGCCGGTACGGGAACTGCTGAGCGAACACCCGCTGACCGAGCCACTGACCGCGATACTGATGCGTGCCCTGGTGGCCGCAGGCCGAGACTCCGAGGCATTGGATCGCTATTCCCTCACCCGGAGTCGGCTGGGAGACGAACTGGGAAGCGACCCCGGCCCGGAACTGCGCGCATTGCACGCTGCGATTCTCCGCGGCGAACCGTTGTCGAGCGCGAAGAGCACATTGATCCCGGAACCGGCGCCCATGCGGCCACCGGTACCCCGGCAGCTACCCGCCCATACGCCCCGCTTCGCGGGGCGCGCGAACGAACTGGCCGAGTTGGAAACCTTGCTCGAGAAATCCACGCAAGACGGCGTGGCCACGGTCGTGATCACCGCGATCAACGGCACAGCGGGGGTCGGCAAGACCGCGTTGGCGCTGCACTGGGCACACCACGTCGCCGAGCGGTTCCCGGACGGGCAGCTGTACGTGAATCTACGAGGGTTCGATCCCACCGGCACACCGGCCCGACCCGGCGAGAGCCTGCGCGGGTTCCTGCATGGCCTGGGTGTGCACCCTGAGCAGATTCCCACCACCGTGGACGCGCAAGCGGCGTTGTACCGCAGCCTCACGGCCGAGCGACGTCTGCTGGTCGTGCTGGACAACGCCCGCGATGCCGAGCACCTGCGACCGCTGCTGCCGGCCGGCCCGGGATGCCTGGTGGTCGTCACCAGCCGAAACCAGCTCGCCGGGCTCACCGCACAGGAAGGAGCCCGTCTCATCACGCTGGACGTGCTCACCGCGGAGGATGCGCTTGCGCTGCTGACGCGACACCTCGGCCACGACCGTGTGGCTGCCGACCCGGACGCTGTCACCGAACTGATCGAGCAGTGCGCCCGGTTGCCGCTCGCGCTGGCGATCGTGGCGGCGCGAGCTACCACCTACCCGAGCTTCGCGCTGAGGGTGCTTGTCAAAGAACTCTCCGACGCATCCACTCGGTTGGCGAGCTTGGACACCGGCGACGCCACCACAAGCATCCGTACCGTGTTCTCCTGGTCCTACGACCATCTCAGTGCTGAGGCTCGTCGGATGTTCCGCCTCTTCGGTCTGCATCCTGGTCCCCACATCGCCCTTTTCGCGGCCGCCCGGCTCGCCGACCTGGACCCGGCTCGGACACGAGAAACACTCGACGAGCTGGTCCAAGCGCAGCTGCTGATGCAATTCACCCCCGGCCGTTACACGTGTCACGATCTTTTGCGCGCGTATGCCGTGAACCTCAGTGCGGCCCACGATCCGGAAGATGACCGGTCCAGTGCGATAACCCGGCTGTTCGACCACTACCTGCAGACGACCGCTTCTGCGATGCGCTTCATTCACCATCCGAAGGACCAGTACTGGTCCGATGTCCCCCCGCCCGCCGAGTCCGCGTCACCGATCGCCGACCTCGCGACGGCCGACGCCTGGTTCACCGCGGAAAGGGTCAACCTCAGCGCGATCATCGCCCACGCAGTCACCCGTGGTTCGTACCCTGACACCGCCCGGTTGGCCGTCATACTGCTCTTTCGCTGTGTCGAACTCGGCGACAACTACGCAGACTCGTTGACCATCTACAGCCACGCTCTGCGTGCGGCGCAGGACGCGGGCGATCACGCCACCGAAGTATATGCCCTGACCTACATCGGCATTGCCCACTGGCAACGAGGTCACTATGAGCAGGCCATCAACCATCACGAGCACGCGATCACGGTTTCCCGAGAAATCGGCAATCCTGTCACCGAAGCTCTTGCCCTGAGCTATCTCGGCCTCGTGCACTGGCGCCAGGGCAACTACAGGCTCGCGACGGAAGATCACCAGCACGCACTGCTGCTGGCCCGTGGCAACGACAGCGCAGCAGCTGAAGCCATCACGCTGAACTTTCTCGGCCTCGTCCACTCGCAGCAGGGCCAGTACTCGGTGGCTATCGAACGTTACCAAAGCGCCGCGGCGATCGGCCGACGCATCGGCGACCGAGTGGTAGAAGCCTTCGCGATGAACAACTGCGGCGTTGTTCACCGGCGCCAGGGTCGTTACGAACTGGCGACCGAGCAGCACCGACGGTCGATCGCCATCTCCCGCGACATCGGCGACCGCATGGGAGAGGCCTTCGCGTTGAACAATCTCGGTGTTGTCCATATCCAACAGGGACATTACGGGCCGGCCGTCGAGCATCTCCAGCAGGCCCTCGCCGCGTTCCGCGAGACGGGGTTCGTGTTGGGTGAAACCCTGGCCACGAACAACATCGGCATTGTGCTTTGCCGGCAGGGGCACTACGCGCAAGCGGCCGAGCACCACCGGCAGGCCCTCGCGGCAGCTCGCGATATCGGTGACCGGGCCGCCGAACCGCAAATGCTCAACAATCTCGGCGAAAGCTGCCTGGCAAGCGGTTTCCTCGACCAAGCGCGAATCAACTACATGGCTGCCCTCGCTCTGGCCACCGAACTCGGTGACCCCTACGAGCAAGCCCATGCCTGCCACGGAGCCGCCAAGTACGACCTCGCCGTAGGTGATCGCCTGCAAGCACAACGCCACGTGCGGCAGGCACTGGCTCTCTTCGTCGATCTTGACGTGCCCGACGCCAACGCCGCCCGGGACACGCTCGCGACTCTCGACAGAAGCCGAGCCGCTCAAAATGGTCACTGA
- a CDS encoding CU044_2847 family protein, protein MTEEYSQPTCPVHVPVEIEGRTLFVEVTPVGEQEDQEVAARLLGFTEFTDSLGALTVSVTDALLGGVRKIKPAKVAVEFGCEVGVESGQLTAILVKGTAKANPKVTLEWNPGEQS, encoded by the coding sequence GTGACTGAGGAGTACTCGCAGCCGACGTGCCCCGTCCATGTCCCAGTAGAGATTGAGGGGCGCACGCTGTTCGTCGAGGTTACCCCGGTCGGGGAGCAGGAGGACCAGGAAGTCGCGGCGCGACTTCTGGGTTTCACTGAGTTCACGGACTCGCTCGGGGCGTTGACCGTATCCGTCACCGATGCCCTCCTCGGTGGCGTGCGGAAGATCAAGCCGGCGAAGGTGGCGGTCGAATTCGGCTGCGAGGTCGGAGTGGAGAGTGGTCAATTGACGGCGATCCTGGTCAAGGGGACCGCGAAGGCGAACCCAAAGGTCACCCTCGAATGGAATCCCGGCGAGCAGAGCTGA
- a CDS encoding ATP-binding protein → MVLGEREAAACVSVRDRLRGDILEFTGRAQLLQQATDLVHPTAAGMAMTSAFAGVAGVGKTTLAVHLSHRILARGGDRTVLFANLRGFDPAGPPADPFAVLESFLRLLGVSGETILKT, encoded by the coding sequence GTGGTGCTCGGGGAGCGCGAAGCCGCCGCTTGCGTCAGCGTCCGGGATCGCCTGCGGGGCGACATCCTCGAGTTCACCGGCCGCGCCCAACTGCTGCAGCAGGCCACCGACCTGGTCCACCCCACGGCCGCCGGGATGGCGATGACCTCGGCTTTCGCCGGCGTGGCCGGTGTCGGCAAAACGACCCTGGCGGTCCACCTCAGCCACCGGATCTTGGCCCGGGGCGGTGACCGGACGGTGCTGTTCGCCAACCTGCGCGGCTTCGATCCGGCAGGCCCGCCCGCGGATCCGTTCGCCGTGCTGGAGTCGTTTCTCCGGCTCCTGGGAGTGTCGGGCGAGACAATCCTAAAGACCTAG
- a CDS encoding HEXXH motif domain-containing protein, whose translation MLDTHRVSLTNLDAMAAGRSDVAVVGQLKQADRSRRLTLLRAVLDSAAELKPAMSPLPPLDEAWTLLIEAQRRDPAATDRVITHPHTGLWAVNVLRRLAKGGPGDPPLWADLGGLHRLASAAAIRAGHDFRSRVPVWRGRVMLPTLGLADVRSRREWDFAQVHAECGNVLVRGPAGSMQLPDDSSADGPGWLALRAVRTGEGELWLDDIDPYREFDGPVPPHRLDVGEVARWADSLRDTWRLLTEHHPAILSELAAGLSTLVPRAAVDRFTPYSASHNEVFGSLVLSRPSDATTFAATLVHEFQHSKLGALLVLVDLLDPAGDNETPRLYAPWRDDPRPPTGLLHGAFSFLGVTAFYHGHYPVETGLAARAAQFEFAYRREQAAHAISTLLADAVPSAVGRRFLTTAREQLREWGTELLPDDIMRAAGRANLDHRLSWRLRHLRAADRVVVELAEAWLRNRPCPLRAAAPPSLTPAVGAAGHARLALTRTWLTDPDLYDIYRAEPDLAMAEIAGMSAADLALVDGDITTAAELYRQQLMTAPDSAVAWAGFALATRHPALLSRPELVHAVHRAVRSRRGVVPNPDRLARWLS comes from the coding sequence ATGCTGGACACCCACCGGGTGTCACTGACGAACCTCGACGCGATGGCCGCGGGGAGGAGTGACGTGGCCGTCGTCGGGCAGCTCAAGCAAGCCGACCGCAGCAGGCGGCTGACGTTGCTGCGTGCGGTGCTCGACAGCGCCGCCGAGCTGAAGCCCGCGATGTCCCCGCTGCCACCGCTCGACGAAGCGTGGACGTTGCTGATCGAGGCGCAGCGACGTGATCCAGCCGCGACCGACCGGGTCATCACGCACCCGCACACTGGCCTGTGGGCGGTGAACGTCCTGCGGCGGCTGGCGAAGGGCGGGCCCGGAGACCCGCCGCTGTGGGCCGATCTCGGCGGCCTCCACCGGCTGGCTTCCGCCGCGGCGATCCGCGCCGGGCACGACTTCCGGTCCCGGGTACCGGTGTGGCGCGGCCGGGTCATGCTGCCCACACTCGGCCTCGCCGACGTTCGGAGCCGCCGGGAGTGGGATTTCGCGCAGGTGCACGCCGAATGCGGCAACGTCCTCGTCCGGGGCCCGGCCGGGAGCATGCAGCTCCCGGACGACAGCTCGGCCGACGGCCCGGGCTGGCTGGCCCTGCGTGCCGTGCGCACGGGCGAAGGCGAGCTGTGGCTCGACGACATCGACCCGTACCGTGAGTTCGACGGCCCTGTCCCGCCTCATCGGCTCGACGTCGGCGAGGTGGCGCGGTGGGCGGACAGCCTGCGGGACACCTGGCGGCTGCTCACCGAGCACCATCCCGCGATCTTGTCGGAGCTCGCCGCCGGGCTCAGCACCCTCGTGCCGCGGGCGGCCGTCGACCGGTTCACCCCCTACAGTGCGTCACACAACGAGGTCTTCGGTTCTCTGGTCCTGTCCCGGCCGTCGGACGCAACAACGTTCGCGGCAACCCTTGTACACGAGTTCCAGCACAGCAAACTCGGCGCTTTGCTGGTTCTAGTCGATCTGCTCGATCCCGCCGGAGACAACGAAACCCCGAGGCTCTACGCGCCGTGGCGCGACGACCCACGGCCGCCGACCGGGCTGCTGCACGGCGCGTTTTCGTTCCTGGGTGTCACCGCGTTCTACCACGGGCACTACCCGGTCGAGACGGGACTCGCAGCCCGGGCCGCGCAGTTCGAGTTCGCCTACCGGCGCGAGCAGGCGGCGCACGCCATCAGCACCCTGCTCGCCGACGCGGTCCCCTCGGCGGTCGGCCGTCGGTTCCTGACCACGGCGCGGGAGCAGCTTCGCGAGTGGGGCACGGAACTGTTGCCGGACGACATCATGCGCGCGGCCGGCCGGGCGAACCTCGACCATCGCCTGTCCTGGCGGCTGCGGCACCTGCGGGCAGCAGACCGGGTGGTCGTGGAGCTGGCCGAGGCCTGGCTGCGGAACCGGCCGTGTCCGCTCCGGGCGGCCGCACCGCCGAGCCTGACTCCGGCGGTGGGGGCCGCCGGGCACGCCCGGCTCGCGCTCACGCGGACGTGGCTGACGGACCCGGACCTGTACGACATCTACCGCGCCGAGCCGGACCTGGCGATGGCCGAGATCGCCGGAATGTCCGCGGCGGACCTGGCCCTCGTCGACGGCGACATCACGACCGCGGCCGAGCTGTACCGACAGCAGCTCATGACCGCGCCGGATTCAGCGGTGGCGTGGGCCGGGTTCGCCCTGGCGACCCGGCATCCGGCTCTGCTGAGCCGGCCGGAGCTGGTGCACGCGGTGCACCGCGCGGTGCGGTCGCGTCGTGGGGTGGTGCCGAATCCGGATCGGCTGGCGCGTTGGCTCAGCTGA